A single region of the Melopsittacus undulatus isolate bMelUnd1 chromosome 10, bMelUnd1.mat.Z, whole genome shotgun sequence genome encodes:
- the LOC101878284 gene encoding solute carrier family 22 member 5 isoform X1, with protein MRDYDEVAAFLGEWGRFQRLVFFLLSASIIPNGFNGLSIVFMAGTPEHRCVVPSGANLSAEWLNASIPLELRGGRAVPSRCRRYRLAALTNLSALGLRPGSDVELESLEQEPCRDGWEYSRDVYRSTIVTEWNLVCDNDWKGPLSTSLFFVGVLLGSFISGQLSDKFGRKKVLFATLAMQTGFSFIQVFSTSWEMFSVLFMLVGMGQISNYVAAFVLGTEILGKSIRVLFCTLGVCIFYAFGYMLLPLFAYFIRDWRMLLLALTLPGLLCIPLWWVIPESPRWLISQGRFQEAEDIIRKAAKTNGITAPDVILHPSDLQDLDSQKQQTYTILDLVRTRNILTVTIMSVIIWMIISVGYFGLSLDTPNLHGDVYVNCFLSAVIEVPAYIISWLLLRNLPRRYSMAAALFLGGCVLLFIQLVPSHIRALSILLVMLGKFGITSAFSIVYVYTAELYPTVVRNMGVGASSMASRLGSILSPYFVYLGAYDRFLPYILMGSLTVLSGILTLFLPESYGMPLPDTIDQMLLVKGLEYRPASRNKRDSKEEEENPDIFKSTAF; from the exons ATGCGCGACTACGACGAGGTGGCGGCTTTCCTGGGCGAATGGGGCCGCTTCCAGCGCCTCGTCTTCTTCCTGCTCAGCGCCAGCATCATCCCCAACGGCTTCAACGGCCTCTCCATCGTGTTCATGGCCGGCACCCCCGAGCACCGGTGCGTCGTGCCCAGCGGGGCCAACCTGAGCGCGGAGTGGCTGAACGCCAGCATCCCGCTGGAGCTGCGGGGCGGGCGGGCCGTGCCGAGCCGCTGCCGCCGCTACCGCCTGGCCGCGCTCACCAACTTGTCTGCGCTGGGGCTGCGGCCCGGCTCCGACGTGGAGCTGGAGTCGCTGGAACAGGAGCCGTGCCGGGACGGCTGGGAGTACAGCCGGGACGTCTACCGCTCCACCATCGTCACCGAG tggAACCTTGTGTGTGACAACGACTGGAAGGGACCCCTCAGCACCTCCCTGTTCTTCGTGGGCGTCCTGCTTGGGTCTTTCATATCGGGACAGCTCTCAGACAA GTTTGGCAGGAAGAAAGTGCTGTTTGCAACTCTGGCGATGCAGACTGGCTTCAGCTTCATACAGGTCTTCTCTACCAGCTGGGAGATGTTTTCAGTGTTATTCATGCTGGTCGGCATGGGGCAGATCTCCAACTACGTGGCAGCGTTTGTTCTTG GCACAGAAATCCTTGGCAAGTCAATCCGGGTGCTGTTCTGCACGCTGGGTGTCTGCATATTTTATGCATTTGGCTACATGTTGCTGCCACTGTTTGCTtacttcatcagggactggcggatgctgctgctggcgctCACTTTACCCGGGCTGCTCTGCATCCCGCTCTGGTG GGTCATTCCGGAGTCTCCTCGGTGGCTGATATCCCAGGGAAGATTTCAGGAGGCAGAAGACATCATTCGAAAGGCTGCAAAAACTAACGGCATTACAGCCCCAGATGTGATACTTCACCCGAGTGAT CTGCAAGACCTGGATTCCCAAAAGCAGCAGACATACACCATTTTGGATCTAGTGAGAACCCGAAATATCCTCACTGTCACGATTATGTCAGTGATTATTTG GATGATAATCTCTGTTGGTTATTTTGGACTGTCTCTTGACACACCTAACCTGCATGGAGATGTCTATGTGAACTGCTTCCTCTCGGCAGTGATTGAAGTTCCAGCCTACATTAtttcctggctgctgcttcGAAATCTCCCGCGACGGTACTCAATGGCTGCTGCGTTATTCTTGGGAGGCTGTGTTCTTCTCTTCATTCAGCTCGTGCCTTCAC ATATTCGTGCACTATCCATTCTGCTGGTGATGTTGGGGAAATTTGGAATCACATCTGCCTTTTCAATAGTTTACGTTTACACAGCTGAGCTCTACCCAACAGTAGTGAGAAACATGGGAGTTGGAGCGAGTTCCATGGCCTCTAGGCTGGGCAGCATCCTCTCACCTTACTTCGTTTACCTCG GTGCCTATGACCGATTCCTGCCTTACATCTTGATGGGGAGCCTTACTGTGCTATCAGGAATTTTGACTTTATTTCTGCCAGAAAGCTATGGAATGCCTCTTCCAGACACCATTGATCAAATGCTGTTGGTGAAAGG ATTAGAATACAGACCTGCCTCTCGAAACAAAAGGGATTccaaggaggaagaagaaaatccaGATATCTTTAAAAGCACAGCTTTTTGA
- the LOC101878284 gene encoding solute carrier family 22 member 5 isoform X2: MRDYDEVAAFLGEWGRFQRLVFFLLSASIIPNGFNGLSIVFMAGTPEHRCVVPSGANLSAEWLNASIPLELRGGRAVPSRCRRYRLAALTNLSALGLRPGSDVELESLEQEPCRDGWEYSRDVYRSTIVTEWNLVCDNDWKGPLSTSLFFVGVLLGSFISGQLSDKFGRKKVLFATLAMQTGFSFIQVFSTSWEMFSVLFMLVGMGQISNYVAAFVLGTEILGKSIRVLFCTLGVCIFYAFGYMLLPLFAYFIRDWRMLLLALTLPGLLCIPLWWVIPESPRWLISQGRFQEAEDIIRKAAKTNGITAPDVILHPSDLQDLDSQKQQTYTILDLVRTRNILTVTIMSVIIWMIISVGYFGLSLDTPNLHGDVYVNCFLSAVIEVPAYIISWLLLRNLPRRYSMAAALFLGGCVLLFIQLVPSHIRALSILLVMLGKFGITSAFSIVYVYTAELYPTVVRNMGVGASSMASRLGSILSPYFVYLGAYDRFLPYILMGSLTVLSGILTLFLPESYGMPLPDTIDQMLLVKGIQTCLSKQKGFQGGRRKSRYL, encoded by the exons ATGCGCGACTACGACGAGGTGGCGGCTTTCCTGGGCGAATGGGGCCGCTTCCAGCGCCTCGTCTTCTTCCTGCTCAGCGCCAGCATCATCCCCAACGGCTTCAACGGCCTCTCCATCGTGTTCATGGCCGGCACCCCCGAGCACCGGTGCGTCGTGCCCAGCGGGGCCAACCTGAGCGCGGAGTGGCTGAACGCCAGCATCCCGCTGGAGCTGCGGGGCGGGCGGGCCGTGCCGAGCCGCTGCCGCCGCTACCGCCTGGCCGCGCTCACCAACTTGTCTGCGCTGGGGCTGCGGCCCGGCTCCGACGTGGAGCTGGAGTCGCTGGAACAGGAGCCGTGCCGGGACGGCTGGGAGTACAGCCGGGACGTCTACCGCTCCACCATCGTCACCGAG tggAACCTTGTGTGTGACAACGACTGGAAGGGACCCCTCAGCACCTCCCTGTTCTTCGTGGGCGTCCTGCTTGGGTCTTTCATATCGGGACAGCTCTCAGACAA GTTTGGCAGGAAGAAAGTGCTGTTTGCAACTCTGGCGATGCAGACTGGCTTCAGCTTCATACAGGTCTTCTCTACCAGCTGGGAGATGTTTTCAGTGTTATTCATGCTGGTCGGCATGGGGCAGATCTCCAACTACGTGGCAGCGTTTGTTCTTG GCACAGAAATCCTTGGCAAGTCAATCCGGGTGCTGTTCTGCACGCTGGGTGTCTGCATATTTTATGCATTTGGCTACATGTTGCTGCCACTGTTTGCTtacttcatcagggactggcggatgctgctgctggcgctCACTTTACCCGGGCTGCTCTGCATCCCGCTCTGGTG GGTCATTCCGGAGTCTCCTCGGTGGCTGATATCCCAGGGAAGATTTCAGGAGGCAGAAGACATCATTCGAAAGGCTGCAAAAACTAACGGCATTACAGCCCCAGATGTGATACTTCACCCGAGTGAT CTGCAAGACCTGGATTCCCAAAAGCAGCAGACATACACCATTTTGGATCTAGTGAGAACCCGAAATATCCTCACTGTCACGATTATGTCAGTGATTATTTG GATGATAATCTCTGTTGGTTATTTTGGACTGTCTCTTGACACACCTAACCTGCATGGAGATGTCTATGTGAACTGCTTCCTCTCGGCAGTGATTGAAGTTCCAGCCTACATTAtttcctggctgctgcttcGAAATCTCCCGCGACGGTACTCAATGGCTGCTGCGTTATTCTTGGGAGGCTGTGTTCTTCTCTTCATTCAGCTCGTGCCTTCAC ATATTCGTGCACTATCCATTCTGCTGGTGATGTTGGGGAAATTTGGAATCACATCTGCCTTTTCAATAGTTTACGTTTACACAGCTGAGCTCTACCCAACAGTAGTGAGAAACATGGGAGTTGGAGCGAGTTCCATGGCCTCTAGGCTGGGCAGCATCCTCTCACCTTACTTCGTTTACCTCG GTGCCTATGACCGATTCCTGCCTTACATCTTGATGGGGAGCCTTACTGTGCTATCAGGAATTTTGACTTTATTTCTGCCAGAAAGCTATGGAATGCCTCTTCCAGACACCATTGATCAAATGCTGTTGGTGAAAGG AATACAGACCTGCCTCTCGAAACAAAAGGGATTccaaggaggaagaagaaaatccaGATATCTTTAA